Part of the Oncorhynchus mykiss isolate Arlee chromosome 12, USDA_OmykA_1.1, whole genome shotgun sequence genome, TTGTGCGCATTGCGCATCATATGGCCGAGGTCTCTGTAGCTGTGTGCGGAACAGGTATGTCAGTGTCCACGGATGCAGACACCGTGTGCATGTCCTCATCAAGCGGCCCCATCGTCAATACGACAGGCGGGGGCTTCGGTTGCTGTGGGGCATCCCTCATGTGCGTCGTAGACAGCCCGGTCCCTGCCCTTCTCGCGACCCCGCGGGGGGGGCCTCCATTCCGCCACAGAGAGTTCCTGACACTGTTGGAGAGACGGCTGGATAACCGTCTCACCGCACCTGCGATGCCCCGCTCCTTCTTCAAGAGCCCGACGTCATCCTCCAGCTCCTCCGGGGGGACCTCGATGTTGCCCGTGTACCAGAACACCCACCAGACGAGGCTGAGGAAGATGATGATGGCCCCGGCGTAGATTAAAAAGTCATAGAAGAATATG contains:
- the LOC118937757 gene encoding transmembrane protein 238-like codes for the protein MEPTYRGLGRCSCAFWLAVSFDIFGLLVLLIGVFADIFFYDFLIYAGAIIIFLSLVWWVFWYTGNIEVPPEELEDDVGLLKKERGIAGAVRRLSSRLSNSVRNSLWRNGGPPRGVARRAGTGLSTTHMRDAPQQPKPPPVVLTMGPLDEDMHTVSASVDTDIPVPHTATETSAI